In Nitrospira sp., one DNA window encodes the following:
- the trxA gene encoding thioredoxin: MGHALKVDEASWDATVMQSPGLVLVDFWAVWCGPCQMIAPIIDELAVEYAGKVTVAKLNTDENPEIAGKYQVMSIPTILIFKNGQPVDRLVGALPKQKFKGVLDSLLAQVSKTA; encoded by the coding sequence GTGGGACATGCGTTGAAGGTGGACGAAGCGAGCTGGGATGCCACGGTGATGCAGTCACCGGGGCTGGTGCTCGTGGATTTCTGGGCAGTTTGGTGCGGGCCCTGCCAGATGATTGCGCCGATCATCGACGAGCTGGCGGTCGAGTACGCCGGCAAGGTTACAGTCGCAAAACTCAATACGGATGAAAATCCCGAGATTGCCGGCAAGTATCAGGTGATGAGCATCCCGACCATCCTGATCTTCAAAAACGGGCAGCCGGTTGACCGGCTGGTCGGGGCCCTGCCCAAGCAGAAGTTTAAAGGGGTGCTCGATTCGTTGCTGGCCCAGGTGTCCAAGACGGCCTGA